In the genome of Rhizobium etli 8C-3, one region contains:
- a CDS encoding two-component system sensor histidine kinase NtrB codes for MDKVQADHTGGVAMAVLNAIQNPVVMVDEAGLIAFANWEAESFFGASASHLARYKISTFIPFGSPLLALIDQVRERRAPVNEYRVDLSSPRLGQDKLVDIYVAPVISEPGSVVVVFQERSMADKIDRQLTHRAAARSVTGLASMLAHEIKNPLSGIRGAAQLLEQSVVDEDRALTRLICDETDRIVSLVDRMEVFSDERPVDRLPVNIHSVLDHVKAVARAGFARHIRITENYDPSLPAVYANRDQLVQVFLNLVKNAAEAVADRQDGEIMLTTAYRPGIRLSVAGTREKISLPLEFCVQDNGPGVPSDLLPHLFDPFITTKTNGSGLGLALVAKIIGDHGGIIECDSQNNKTTFRVLMPASKDASADDAAIANPTGTSR; via the coding sequence ATGGATAAGGTTCAAGCCGATCATACCGGCGGCGTTGCGATGGCAGTGCTGAACGCGATTCAAAATCCGGTGGTGATGGTCGACGAGGCAGGCTTGATCGCCTTCGCGAACTGGGAGGCGGAATCGTTTTTCGGCGCCAGCGCGTCGCACCTCGCCCGTTACAAGATCTCCACCTTCATTCCGTTCGGAAGCCCGCTACTGGCCCTGATCGATCAGGTGCGGGAGCGCAGGGCGCCGGTCAACGAATACCGCGTCGATCTGAGTTCGCCCCGCCTTGGTCAGGACAAGCTTGTCGATATCTACGTCGCGCCGGTGATCAGTGAACCCGGCTCCGTCGTCGTGGTGTTCCAGGAGCGTTCGATGGCCGACAAGATCGACCGTCAGCTGACGCACCGTGCGGCTGCCCGGTCGGTGACGGGCCTTGCATCCATGCTGGCCCACGAAATCAAGAACCCGCTCTCGGGCATTCGTGGTGCCGCCCAGCTTCTTGAGCAGTCGGTGGTCGATGAGGACCGCGCGCTGACGAGGCTCATTTGCGACGAGACAGACCGCATCGTGTCGCTGGTCGATCGCATGGAGGTTTTCTCCGACGAACGCCCTGTCGATCGTCTGCCCGTCAACATCCATTCGGTGCTCGACCACGTGAAGGCGGTGGCAAGGGCAGGCTTTGCCCGGCACATCCGCATCACAGAGAATTACGACCCGTCGCTGCCTGCAGTTTATGCCAACCGCGACCAGCTCGTGCAGGTCTTCCTCAACCTCGTGAAGAATGCAGCCGAAGCGGTCGCAGACCGGCAGGACGGCGAGATCATGCTGACGACGGCCTATCGCCCCGGCATCCGCCTTTCTGTCGCCGGAACGCGCGAGAAAATCTCGCTGCCGCTGGAGTTCTGCGTGCAGGACAACGGTCCCGGAGTGCCGTCTGACTTGCTGCCGCATCTCTTCGATCCGTTCATCACCACGAAGACGAACGGCAGCGGCCTTGGCCTTGCACTTGTCGCCAAGATCATCGGCGATCACGGCGGCATCATCGAATGCGACAGCCAGAACAACAAGACGACGTTCCGCGTCCTTATGCCGGCTTCCAAGGATGCTTCGGCCGATGATGCGGCAATTGCAAACCCAACAGGAACTTCTCGATGA
- the ntrC gene encoding nitrogen regulation protein NR(I), translating to MTATILVADDDAAIRTVLNQALSRAGYDVRITSNAATLWRWVSAGEGDLVVTDVVMPDENAFDLLPRIKKARPELPVLVMSAQNTFMTAIKASEKGAYDYLPKPFDLTELIGIIGRALAEPKKKPAKLDEDMQDGMPLVGRSAAMQEIYRVLARLMQTDLTLMITGESGTGKELVARALHDYGKRRNGPFVAINMAAIPRDLIESELFGHEKGAFTGAQNRSTGRFEQAEGGTLFLDEIGDMPMDAQTRLLRVLQQGEYTTVGGRTPIRTDVRIVAATNKDLKQAINQGLFREDLYYRLNVVPLRLPPLRDRAEDIPDLVRHFIQQAEKEGLGTKRFDQEAIELMKAYAWPGNVRELENLIRRLVALYPQDVITREIIEAELRSDVPDSPIDKGPIRAGSMTIAQAVEENMRTYFASFGDNLPPPGLYDRVLTELEYPLILAALTATRGNQIKAADLLGLNRNTLRKKIRELGVSVYRSSRTA from the coding sequence ATGACAGCAACGATCCTCGTGGCGGATGATGACGCGGCCATCCGTACCGTGCTAAACCAGGCGCTCAGCCGTGCAGGTTATGATGTTCGCATCACCTCCAATGCCGCCACGCTCTGGCGCTGGGTGTCGGCTGGCGAGGGCGATCTGGTCGTGACTGACGTGGTGATGCCGGACGAGAATGCCTTCGATCTGCTTCCGAGAATCAAGAAGGCTCGTCCTGAGCTGCCGGTGCTCGTCATGAGCGCGCAGAACACCTTCATGACGGCCATCAAAGCGTCTGAGAAGGGCGCTTACGACTATCTTCCAAAGCCCTTCGACCTGACGGAACTCATCGGCATTATCGGTCGCGCGCTCGCAGAGCCGAAGAAGAAGCCTGCCAAGCTCGACGAAGACATGCAGGACGGCATGCCGCTTGTCGGCCGTTCGGCGGCCATGCAGGAAATCTATCGCGTGCTCGCCCGCCTCATGCAAACCGACCTGACGCTGATGATCACGGGCGAATCCGGGACCGGAAAGGAGCTTGTGGCCCGCGCGCTGCACGATTACGGCAAGCGCCGCAACGGACCCTTTGTGGCGATCAACATGGCAGCCATCCCTCGTGACCTCATCGAATCCGAGCTCTTCGGTCACGAAAAGGGTGCCTTTACCGGCGCGCAGAACCGTTCCACCGGCCGCTTCGAACAGGCCGAAGGCGGCACGCTCTTCCTCGATGAAATCGGCGATATGCCGATGGACGCACAAACGCGTCTTTTGCGCGTCCTGCAGCAGGGCGAATATACGACCGTCGGCGGGCGTACGCCGATCCGCACGGACGTCCGCATCGTGGCGGCGACCAACAAGGACCTGAAGCAGGCAATCAACCAGGGGCTCTTCCGCGAGGATCTCTATTACCGCTTGAACGTCGTCCCGCTGCGCCTTCCGCCGTTGCGCGACCGAGCCGAGGATATCCCCGACCTTGTTCGGCACTTCATTCAGCAGGCCGAAAAGGAAGGGCTCGGTACCAAGAGGTTTGACCAGGAAGCTATCGAGTTGATGAAGGCCTATGCCTGGCCGGGCAATGTGCGCGAGTTGGAGAACCTTATCCGCCGATTGGTGGCACTTTATCCACAGGACGTGATCACCCGCGAGATAATCGAAGCCGAGCTTCGTTCAGACGTGCCGGACAGCCCGATCGACAAGGGGCCGATCCGTGCGGGATCGATGACGATTGCTCAGGCGGTGGAAGAAAACATGCGAACCTATTTCGCAAGTTTCGGCGACAATCTGCCGCCTCCGGGCCTTTACGATCGGGTGCTGACGGAACTGGAATATCCGCTGATCCTCGCCGCATTGACGGCCACGCGCGGCAATCAGATCAAAGCGGCGGATTTGCTCGGACTGAACCGCAATACGCTGCGCAAAAAGATCCGCGAACTCGGCGTCTCCGTTTACAGAAGCTCTCGAACAGCTTGA
- a CDS encoding sensor histidine kinase NtrY-like, with protein sequence MKQEAPPPAADGDTVSTVTDRRALFALPGLVLAGGALLCATLTLFILLGVTPIDPTTRVVITSVVVNSFFVLALIALIGREVARLLKARTRGRAAARLHIRIVVLFSIVAITPAILVAIFASITLNAGLDRWFALRTQSIVSSSRNIGQAYMMENASYLQGQTISMANDLERNRVLYNLDRTGFGELMTRQARGRGLLGAFLVESDGTVIVQADIKTEKPLPAIPQDALQKAAAGQPTLIPPGVTNLVGAIIKLEQIPSAFLYTVRAVDPKVMGAMRMMEENATEYRSMEAGRVSLQIAFAVLYIGFALIVLLAAIWTAIAVADRIVRPIRLLITAADSVASGNMDIVVPVHAVDGDVANLSRTFNKMISEIRTQRDEILEAKDEVDDRRRFIEAVLSGVTAAVIGVESDRRITIVNSSAETLMSLPAREMLGKQLNEIAPEVDHVLTEAASRYRGDFRKQIALVRGGTVRTLSVQVTREEVRDTSDSYVITLDDITDLVIAQRSTAWGDVARRIAHEIKNPLTPIQLSAERIQRRYGKQINQEDRAVFDQCTDTIIRQVGDIGRMVDEFSAFARMPKPTKEKTDLRNILRDAIFLREMGNTHVSFLQEFGDKPLEGQFDSRMLGQAFGNLIKNAVESIEAVPSGERDQRKVLVRASLDESRDRFTVDVIDNGRGLPVENRHSILEPYMTMREKGTGLGLAIVKKIIEEHGGQLELHDAPADFDQGRGAMIRVHLPRLEPVPAAPASNDKESVYGL encoded by the coding sequence ATGAAGCAGGAAGCGCCACCGCCTGCGGCAGATGGCGACACGGTCTCGACCGTTACCGATCGCCGTGCGCTGTTTGCGCTGCCGGGTCTCGTCCTGGCCGGGGGCGCTTTGCTCTGTGCGACGCTGACGCTCTTCATTCTGCTGGGTGTAACGCCGATCGACCCGACCACCCGCGTCGTCATCACTTCGGTCGTGGTGAATTCCTTCTTCGTGCTTGCATTGATAGCGCTGATCGGACGTGAAGTTGCGCGGTTGCTCAAAGCGCGCACGCGCGGGCGCGCCGCTGCCCGCTTGCACATCCGGATCGTTGTCCTGTTCTCGATCGTCGCCATCACGCCGGCGATCCTGGTGGCGATCTTTGCAAGTATCACGCTGAATGCCGGGCTCGACCGCTGGTTCGCGCTGCGCACGCAATCCATCGTCAGTTCGTCGCGCAATATCGGCCAAGCTTACATGATGGAGAACGCCAGCTATCTGCAGGGGCAGACCATCTCCATGGCGAACGACCTGGAACGCAACCGGGTGCTTTATAACCTCGACCGCACAGGCTTCGGAGAGTTGATGACGCGTCAGGCGCGGGGGCGCGGGCTTTTGGGCGCATTCCTGGTTGAAAGCGACGGAACTGTCATCGTTCAGGCAGACATCAAGACCGAGAAGCCATTACCCGCCATTCCCCAGGATGCCCTGCAAAAAGCCGCCGCCGGCCAGCCGACGCTCATCCCGCCGGGCGTAACCAACCTCGTCGGCGCCATCATCAAACTCGAGCAGATTCCAAGCGCGTTCCTCTACACCGTTCGCGCCGTCGATCCGAAGGTCATGGGCGCCATGCGCATGATGGAGGAGAATGCGACGGAATACCGTTCCATGGAGGCCGGCCGCGTCTCGCTGCAGATTGCCTTCGCGGTTCTCTATATCGGCTTTGCCCTGATCGTGCTGCTTGCGGCGATCTGGACGGCTATTGCCGTTGCCGACCGGATCGTCCGCCCGATCCGCCTGCTGATCACCGCCGCCGACAGCGTGGCGTCCGGCAACATGGATATCGTCGTGCCTGTTCATGCGGTGGATGGCGACGTTGCAAACCTGTCCCGCACGTTCAACAAGATGATTTCGGAAATCCGCACACAGCGTGACGAGATTCTGGAGGCGAAGGACGAGGTCGACGACCGCCGCCGCTTCATAGAGGCCGTGCTGTCGGGTGTCACCGCCGCAGTGATAGGCGTCGAGAGCGACCGGCGGATCACCATCGTCAACAGTTCGGCCGAGACGCTGATGTCGCTGCCGGCGCGCGAGATGCTCGGGAAGCAGTTGAATGAAATTGCTCCCGAAGTCGATCACGTGCTGACCGAAGCCGCATCGCGCTACCGCGGCGATTTCCGCAAGCAGATTGCCCTTGTACGCGGCGGAACGGTGCGAACGCTGAGCGTGCAGGTCACGCGCGAGGAAGTTCGCGATACGAGCGATTCCTACGTGATCACCCTCGACGACATTACCGATCTCGTGATTGCGCAGCGCTCGACGGCCTGGGGCGACGTGGCAAGACGCATCGCCCATGAAATTAAAAACCCTCTGACGCCGATCCAGCTGTCGGCTGAACGCATCCAGCGCCGTTACGGAAAGCAGATCAATCAGGAGGACCGCGCGGTTTTCGATCAATGTACCGATACGATCATCCGGCAGGTAGGCGATATCGGTCGCATGGTCGACGAGTTCTCGGCCTTTGCACGCATGCCCAAGCCGACGAAGGAAAAGACCGATCTGCGCAATATTCTTCGCGATGCCATCTTTCTGCGCGAGATGGGCAATACGCATGTGAGTTTCCTGCAGGAGTTCGGCGACAAGCCGCTGGAGGGCCAGTTCGACAGCCGCATGTTGGGCCAGGCATTCGGAAATCTGATCAAGAACGCGGTCGAATCCATCGAGGCGGTCCCGAGCGGCGAACGCGATCAACGGAAGGTTCTCGTCAGGGCGTCGCTGGACGAGAGCCGCGACCGCTTCACGGTCGACGTCATCGACAACGGCCGGGGACTGCCGGTGGAGAACCGGCACAGCATCCTGGAGCCCTACATGACGATGCGGGAGAAGGGCACTGGCCTCGGCCTCGCAATCGTCAAGAAGATTATTGAAGAGCATGGCGGGCAGTTGGAACTGCATGATGCGCCCGCCGATTTCGACCAGGGAAGGGGGGCCATGATCCGCGTGCATCTGCCGCGTCTCGAGCCGGTTCCTGCCGCCCCGGCCTCAAATGACAAGGAAAGTGTGTATGGCCTCTGA
- a CDS encoding sigma-54-dependent transcriptional regulator codes for MASDILVVDDEHDIREIVSGILSDEGHETRTAHDSDSALAAISDRAPRLIFLDIWMQGSKLDGLSLLDEIKTRHPDIPVVMISGHGNIETAVSAIKRGAFDFIEKPFKADRLILIAERALENSKLKREVSELKRRAGDAVELIGTSVAVSQLRQTIEKVAPTNSRIMIFGASGSGKELVARMIHKKSARANGPFVALNAANITPERMEVALFGTEGSPGQARKTGALEEAHRGILYLDEVGEMPRETQNKILRVLVDQQFERVGGSKRVKVDVRIISSTAYNLESRIAEGWFREDLYHRLAVVPVRVPALAERREDIPFLVDQLMRQISEQAGIRLRRIGDDAMAVLQAHDWPGNIRQLRNNIERLMILARSDGPDAPITADMLPTDLGDMLPKVSAKNDYHIMTLPLREAREMFEKDYLMAQINRFGGNISRTAEFVGMERSALHRKLKSLGV; via the coding sequence ATGGCCTCTGATATTCTCGTCGTCGATGACGAGCACGATATTCGCGAAATCGTTTCCGGCATCCTTTCTGATGAAGGACACGAGACGCGCACCGCGCACGACAGCGACAGCGCGCTCGCCGCGATTTCAGATCGCGCGCCGCGCTTGATTTTCCTTGATATCTGGATGCAGGGCAGCAAACTCGATGGTCTGTCATTGCTGGACGAGATCAAGACGCGCCATCCCGACATCCCGGTCGTAATGATTTCGGGCCACGGCAATATCGAAACGGCTGTTTCCGCCATCAAACGCGGCGCCTTCGATTTCATCGAGAAGCCCTTCAAGGCAGATCGCCTGATCTTGATTGCCGAACGGGCGCTGGAGAACTCGAAGCTGAAGCGGGAGGTATCCGAGCTGAAGCGGCGCGCAGGCGACGCCGTCGAGCTGATCGGCACTTCGGTCGCGGTCTCGCAGCTTCGCCAGACGATCGAAAAGGTCGCGCCGACCAACAGCCGCATCATGATCTTCGGTGCATCCGGCTCCGGCAAGGAACTGGTGGCGCGGATGATCCACAAGAAGTCGGCGCGCGCAAACGGCCCGTTCGTGGCCTTGAACGCTGCGAACATTACGCCGGAGCGCATGGAAGTCGCTCTCTTCGGGACGGAAGGCTCCCCTGGCCAAGCGCGCAAGACCGGGGCGCTGGAAGAGGCCCACCGTGGCATTCTCTATCTTGATGAAGTCGGCGAAATGCCGCGCGAGACGCAGAACAAGATCCTTCGCGTGCTTGTCGACCAGCAGTTCGAACGCGTCGGCGGATCGAAGCGCGTGAAGGTGGATGTCCGTATCATCTCGTCGACGGCTTACAATCTGGAGAGCCGCATTGCCGAAGGCTGGTTCCGCGAGGATCTTTACCATCGCCTCGCAGTCGTTCCCGTTCGCGTGCCGGCCTTGGCGGAACGCCGCGAGGACATCCCGTTCCTTGTCGATCAGTTGATGCGTCAGATTTCCGAGCAGGCCGGCATCCGTCTGCGCCGTATCGGCGACGATGCAATGGCGGTGCTGCAGGCTCATGACTGGCCAGGCAACATCCGCCAGCTGCGCAACAATATCGAACGTCTGATGATCCTTGCCCGCTCGGACGGCCCGGATGCGCCGATCACAGCCGACATGCTGCCGACGGACCTCGGCGACATGCTGCCCAAGGTGTCTGCCAAGAACGACTACCACATCATGACGCTTCCGTTGCGCGAAGCCCGCGAGATGTTCGAGAAGGATTATCTGATGGCGCAGATCAACCGCTTCGGCGGCAATATCTCGCGCACCGCGGAATTCGTCGGCATGGAGCGCTCGGCGCTTCATCGTAAGCTGAAGTCGCTCGGCGTCTGA
- a CDS encoding D-amino-acid transaminase: protein MPRISYVNGRYVPHADAMVHIEDRGYQFADGVYEVCEIRHGYIVDITRHLDRLNRSLGELRIDWPMSRQAMIHVIRETARRNKVRNGLFYLQVTRGVARRDHVFPAEGTRPSVVITAKSTDPAVIAKKNANGIKAITVPDNRWDRVDIKTVGLLSNALVRQQAKEAGAQEAIYVDANGCVKEGAATNVWIVDADGTLITRPAEHGILRGITRTTLMDVAVKLDLRIVERNFTVAEMLAAREVFITAATSICFPVVSINGQTIANGHPGTISQNIREAFFDVAEKIAI from the coding sequence ATGCCGAGAATATCCTATGTGAATGGCCGTTACGTGCCGCACGCCGATGCGATGGTACATATCGAAGACCGCGGCTATCAGTTCGCCGACGGCGTCTACGAGGTCTGCGAAATCCGTCATGGCTACATCGTTGATATCACGCGCCATCTCGATCGCTTGAACCGCTCGCTTGGCGAGTTGCGCATCGACTGGCCAATGAGCCGCCAGGCGATGATCCATGTGATTCGTGAAACGGCGCGCCGCAACAAGGTACGCAACGGCCTGTTCTATCTGCAGGTGACGCGCGGCGTGGCGCGCCGCGACCATGTCTTTCCGGCCGAGGGCACCAGGCCTTCGGTGGTCATTACGGCCAAAAGTACCGATCCTGCGGTCATCGCGAAGAAAAACGCAAACGGCATCAAGGCGATCACCGTTCCGGACAATCGCTGGGATCGGGTCGACATCAAGACGGTCGGTCTTCTTTCTAACGCCCTGGTTCGCCAGCAGGCAAAAGAAGCCGGCGCCCAGGAGGCCATTTATGTCGATGCCAACGGCTGCGTGAAAGAAGGTGCCGCGACCAATGTCTGGATTGTCGACGCCGACGGCACCTTGATCACGCGCCCTGCCGAACATGGCATTCTGCGCGGTATCACGCGCACGACGCTGATGGATGTCGCGGTGAAGCTCGACCTCAGGATCGTCGAACGGAACTTCACCGTCGCCGAAATGCTAGCGGCACGCGAAGTCTTCATCACGGCTGCAACAAGCATTTGTTTTCCTGTCGTTTCCATCAATGGGCAGACGATTGCCAACGGTCATCCCGGCACGATCTCGCAGAATATTCGAGAAGCCTTTTTCGACGTTGCGGAAAAGATTGCGATTTGA
- the hfq gene encoding RNA chaperone Hfq: MAERSQNLQDLFLNTVRKQKISLTIFLINGVKLTGVVTSFDNFCVLLRRDGHSQLVYKHAISTIMPGQPMQMFESEEAAS, encoded by the coding sequence ATGGCGGAACGTTCTCAGAATTTGCAGGACTTATTTCTCAATACTGTTCGCAAGCAAAAGATTTCTCTCACAATTTTTCTCATTAACGGCGTAAAGCTCACGGGCGTTGTCACTTCCTTCGACAATTTCTGCGTTCTTCTTCGCCGTGACGGCCATTCGCAACTCGTGTATAAACACGCGATCTCAACAATCATGCCTGGCCAGCCCATGCAGATGTTCGAGAGCGAAGAAGCAGCGTCCTAA
- the hflX gene encoding GTPase HflX, which translates to MRATVVVPVLKQARAKSAPIEGAATRSPESRLDEATGLAEAIDLDVVNGAIVPISDPRPATLLGSGKIEEIKAQLDEHDSGLVIVDHPLTPVQQRNLEKEWNAKVIDRTGLILEIFGRRASTKEGTLQVDLAHLNYQKGRLVRSWTHLERQRGGGGFMGGPGETQIEADRRLLQDRIIKLERELEQVVRTRQLHRAKRKKVPHPIVALVGYTNAGKSTLFNRITGAGVLAEDMLFATLDPTLRRMKLPHGRTVILSDTVGFISDLPTHLVAAFRATLEEVLEADLILHVRDMSDADNQAQSADVMRILNDLGIDEAEGARRIIEVWNKIDRLEPETHDAMVQKVAGAENVVAVSAISGEGIAHLMEEISKRLSGVMTATTIKLPLGKLALLPWLYEHSIVDGREDNEDGTVTLDVRLAESEAAELERRMGDGLKPQKEDWE; encoded by the coding sequence ATGCGGGCAACCGTCGTCGTGCCTGTGCTCAAGCAGGCGCGGGCTAAGAGTGCGCCCATCGAAGGAGCTGCGACCCGCTCGCCGGAGAGCCGCCTCGATGAAGCGACCGGTCTTGCTGAGGCAATCGATCTGGATGTGGTCAACGGCGCGATCGTACCGATCTCCGATCCGCGTCCGGCCACGCTGCTCGGCAGCGGCAAGATCGAGGAAATCAAGGCGCAGCTCGATGAGCATGATTCCGGCCTGGTGATCGTCGATCACCCGCTGACGCCGGTGCAGCAGCGCAATCTGGAGAAAGAGTGGAATGCCAAGGTCATCGATCGCACGGGCCTGATCTTGGAAATCTTCGGCCGCCGCGCCTCCACGAAGGAAGGCACGCTGCAGGTTGATCTTGCGCATCTGAACTATCAAAAGGGCCGTCTGGTCCGCAGCTGGACCCACCTTGAACGCCAGCGCGGCGGCGGCGGCTTCATGGGCGGCCCGGGCGAAACTCAGATTGAAGCCGACCGCCGTCTGCTGCAGGACCGGATCATCAAGCTGGAACGCGAGCTGGAGCAGGTCGTCCGCACCCGTCAGCTGCACCGGGCAAAACGCAAGAAGGTACCGCATCCGATCGTGGCACTGGTGGGCTATACCAACGCCGGCAAGTCGACGCTCTTCAACCGCATTACAGGCGCGGGCGTGCTCGCCGAGGACATGCTCTTCGCAACGCTCGATCCGACGCTTCGCCGCATGAAGCTGCCGCATGGCCGGACCGTCATCTTGTCCGACACCGTCGGCTTCATCTCCGATCTGCCGACGCATCTTGTCGCCGCCTTCCGCGCAACGCTCGAAGAGGTGCTGGAAGCCGATCTGATCCTCCACGTCCGCGATATGTCGGATGCCGACAATCAGGCGCAGAGCGCCGACGTGATGCGCATCCTGAATGATCTCGGTATCGACGAGGCCGAAGGCGCACGACGCATCATCGAAGTCTGGAACAAGATCGATCGTCTCGAGCCGGAAACGCATGACGCGATGGTGCAGAAGGTTGCAGGCGCCGAAAACGTGGTCGCTGTTTCGGCCATCAGCGGCGAGGGCATCGCTCACCTGATGGAGGAAATCAGCAAGCGCCTTTCCGGGGTGATGACCGCGACGACGATCAAGCTGCCATTGGGCAAGCTGGCGCTGCTGCCCTGGCTTTACGAACATTCAATCGTCGACGGCCGCGAAGACAACGAAGACGGCACGGTGACGCTCGACGTAAGGCTCGCCGAAAGCGAAGCGGCCGAATTGGAACGGCGCATGGGCGACGGCTTGAAGCCGCAGAAGGAAGACTGGGAATAG
- the mazG gene encoding nucleoside triphosphate pyrophosphohydrolase, translating into MEASKDISRLIEIMAALRDPETGCPWDIVQTFETIKPYTIEEAYEVSDAIERNDMDDLCEELGDLLLQVVFHARMAEESGEFTFGDVVEAITRKMIRRHPHVFARSGADTPDLVKKQWDEIKKAEKHERAERRARRGVSEDFNAGFLGSVQRSFPALTEALKLQERAAAVGFDWSAPEPILDKIEEEIGELRAALKEGNHAKVSDELGDLIFAIANIGRHVQADPEQALRGTNTKFRRRFNHIEKTLEADGETLEAATLERMEEIWQAAKAIERAVARE; encoded by the coding sequence ATGGAAGCTTCAAAAGACATTTCGCGCCTGATCGAGATCATGGCTGCCCTGCGCGATCCCGAAACGGGCTGCCCCTGGGATATCGTCCAGACCTTCGAAACGATCAAGCCCTACACGATCGAGGAAGCCTACGAGGTCTCCGATGCGATCGAACGCAACGACATGGACGATCTTTGCGAGGAACTTGGCGACCTGCTGCTGCAGGTCGTCTTCCATGCCCGCATGGCAGAAGAATCCGGCGAATTCACCTTCGGTGACGTCGTTGAAGCCATCACCCGCAAGATGATCCGTCGTCACCCGCATGTCTTCGCGCGGTCCGGTGCCGACACCCCGGACCTCGTCAAGAAGCAGTGGGACGAGATCAAGAAGGCGGAAAAACACGAGCGTGCCGAAAGGCGCGCAAGGCGCGGCGTTTCGGAAGATTTCAATGCAGGCTTTCTGGGCTCGGTGCAGCGTAGTTTCCCCGCGCTCACAGAAGCGCTGAAACTACAGGAACGCGCCGCAGCGGTCGGCTTTGACTGGTCGGCGCCAGAGCCCATCCTCGACAAGATCGAAGAAGAGATCGGTGAGCTTCGTGCCGCACTCAAGGAGGGCAATCACGCGAAGGTCAGCGATGAACTCGGCGATCTGATCTTCGCCATTGCCAATATCGGCCGGCATGTACAGGCCGATCCCGAGCAGGCGCTTCGCGGTACAAACACGAAATTCAGACGGAGATTCAATCACATCGAAAAAACACTTGAAGCAGATGGTGAAACGCTGGAGGCTGCAACGCTAGAGCGCATGGAGGAAATCTGGCAGGCCGCCAAGGCGATCGAACGCGCGGTCGCAAGGGAATGA
- a CDS encoding nucleoside deaminase produces the protein MPEKTIASRLLEVIQKHILPITELGVSEGNKVFGAAILRKSDLALVVAETNNELENPLWHGEVHTLKRFYELSDKPSTKDLIFLSTHEPCSMCMSAITWAGFDNFYYFFSHEDSRDSFAIPHDLKILKEVFGLEPGRYRRQNAFWNSFAIADLIETEDEPLKTGLKAQAAGIKARYDALSDTYQASKDANAIPLN, from the coding sequence ATGCCGGAAAAGACGATTGCCTCCCGTCTTCTCGAAGTCATCCAGAAACACATCCTGCCGATCACGGAACTCGGCGTTTCCGAGGGCAACAAGGTCTTCGGCGCGGCAATCCTGCGTAAGTCTGACCTGGCGCTGGTCGTCGCGGAAACGAACAACGAACTGGAAAATCCGCTGTGGCATGGCGAAGTTCACACATTGAAGCGCTTTTACGAGCTTTCCGACAAGCCCTCGACCAAGGATCTCATATTTCTCTCGACGCACGAGCCCTGCAGCATGTGCATGTCGGCGATCACCTGGGCGGGTTTCGATAATTTCTATTATTTCTTCAGCCATGAGGATTCGCGCGACAGCTTTGCCATCCCGCATGATCTGAAGATCCTGAAGGAGGTCTTCGGCCTCGAACCGGGCCGATATCGCCGCCAGAACGCGTTCTGGAACAGTTTTGCGATCGCCGACCTCATCGAAACCGAGGACGAACCGCTGAAAACCGGTCTGAAAGCGCAGGCCGCCGGCATCAAGGCCCGCTACGATGCGCTGTCGGACACCTATCAGGCGTCCAAGGACGCCAATGCCATCCCGTTGAACTGA